The proteins below are encoded in one region of Sulfolobus islandicus Y.N.15.51:
- a CDS encoding ParA family protein, protein MSISIFVLSLKGGIGKSRLSYELSRYISKRKFKKVLLIDNDSLSTLSNLLGHYGDGLLDGFDLRSSLKEIDDIFILKLRNKVYFLDNFYDNERLRQLKFVLSRNWDYIIIDNYVGISETNPIIKIIYEFSQLKIGIFLSDDFSLNSTTEYSNSWNYLDSKYVLLTNKPFDVHYIINRTIIDAILNQCEENYDEKFNIEKTN, encoded by the coding sequence ATGTCTATTTCAATTTTTGTCCTAAGCCTAAAAGGTGGAATAGGGAAGAGTAGGCTATCTTATGAGTTATCCAGATATATCTCTAAAAGGAAATTTAAGAAGGTACTGCTTATCGATAATGATTCTCTATCTACTTTATCGAATTTACTAGGTCATTATGGTGATGGATTACTAGATGGTTTCGATTTAAGGTCTTCATTAAAAGAAATAGACGATATTTTCATACTTAAATTACGTAATAAAGTATATTTTTTAGATAATTTTTATGACAATGAAAGATTGAGGCAACTTAAATTCGTTTTATCCAGAAATTGGGATTATATTATAATAGATAATTATGTTGGAATATCAGAGACAAATCCAATAATTAAAATCATCTATGAGTTTTCTCAGCTCAAAATAGGTATTTTTCTTAGTGATGACTTCTCGCTAAATTCTACAACCGAATATTCCAATAGTTGGAACTATCTAGATTCTAAGTATGTATTATTAACAAATAAGCCTTTTGATGTTCATTATATTATAAACAGAACTATTATTGACGCTATATTAAACCAGTGCGAAGAGAACTATGATGAAAAATTTAACATAGAGAAAACTAATTAG
- a CDS encoding acyl-CoA dehydrogenase family protein yields the protein MLLDLNFEISEDLKLILSSLNELLESRWSTKKLRAVMEGNKDYIEEIWKEIIKLDILPYLSTLSLRDNVIINEVIGRKLLPGIVVSSIVASRGIKNKDILNRVYAGEIRIAISDSNLVPSADEADYIIIGNRLIKRSNCTIRTFNSLDNSMKISKVDNIGNHEDIEVNNAEIALSLASQMVGSGEEVVSMSIKYSKERVAFGKPIGSYQAIKHRVVNDAIDVELARSLILEAAENIKYAWIAKDLANKKIPKAILSGIQVHGGIGFTDDLDIHLHLRRALTLSKLYNSKVNISEFLQPI from the coding sequence ATGCTCCTAGATCTTAACTTCGAAATTAGCGAGGATCTTAAACTGATTTTAAGCAGTCTAAATGAATTACTGGAATCAAGGTGGTCCACAAAAAAGTTAAGGGCAGTAATGGAGGGAAACAAGGATTATATTGAGGAAATATGGAAGGAAATAATTAAGCTTGATATCTTACCTTACCTTTCCACACTATCATTAAGAGATAACGTGATAATAAATGAAGTTATTGGTAGAAAATTACTGCCTGGAATTGTGGTAAGTAGTATAGTAGCATCTAGGGGTATTAAGAACAAGGACATTTTGAATAGAGTATACGCCGGTGAAATTAGAATAGCAATATCTGATTCAAACTTAGTGCCCTCGGCTGATGAGGCTGATTATATAATAATAGGAAATAGACTGATTAAGAGAAGCAACTGTACAATTCGCACTTTCAATTCTCTTGATAACTCCATGAAAATTAGTAAAGTAGACAACATTGGAAACCATGAAGATATAGAAGTTAATAACGCTGAAATCGCACTTTCATTAGCCTCTCAGATGGTGGGAAGTGGTGAAGAAGTAGTTAGTATGTCAATTAAGTATAGTAAAGAGAGAGTCGCTTTTGGAAAACCTATAGGTTCGTATCAGGCAATAAAGCATAGAGTGGTTAATGACGCAATTGATGTGGAATTAGCTAGATCTTTAATATTGGAAGCAGCAGAAAATATAAAGTACGCATGGATAGCTAAGGATTTAGCTAATAAGAAGATACCTAAGGCTATATTAAGTGGTATCCAAGTCCATGGCGGGATAGGATTTACAGATGATCTTGATATTCACCTCCATTTAAGGAGAGCGCTTACATTAAGTAAGTTATACAATAGTAAAGTGAATATCTCTGAGTTCCTGCAACCTATATAA
- a CDS encoding alpha/beta hydrolase: MPLDPRIKELLESGFIVPIGKASVDEVRKIFRQLASAAPKVEVGKVEDIKIPGSEANINARVYLPKANGPYGVLIYLHGGGFVIGDVESYDPLCRAITNACNCVVVSVDYRLAPEYKFPSAVIDSFDATNWVYNNLDKFDGKMGVAIAGDSAGGNLAAVVALLSKGKLNLKYQILIYPAVGFDSVSRSMIEYSDGFFLTREHIEWFGSQYLRSPADLLDFRFSPILVQDLSGLPPALIITAEYDPLRDQGEAYANRLLQAGVPVTSVRFNNVIHGFLSFFPLIEQGRDAIGLIGSVLRRAFYDKS; the protein is encoded by the coding sequence ATGCCCCTAGACCCTCGAATCAAAGAGCTCCTAGAATCAGGTTTTATCGTACCAATTGGTAAAGCCTCGGTAGATGAGGTAAGAAAAATATTTAGGCAATTAGCATCAGCCGCGCCTAAAGTTGAAGTTGGAAAAGTAGAAGATATAAAAATACCAGGTAGTGAAGCCAATATAAACGCTCGAGTATATTTGCCAAAGGCTAACGGTCCATATGGAGTTTTAATATATCTTCATGGAGGAGGCTTTGTTATAGGAGATGTGGAATCTTATGACCCATTGTGTAGAGCTATCACCAATGCATGCAACTGTGTCGTAGTATCAGTTGATTATAGGTTAGCTCCAGAATATAAGTTTCCTTCTGCTGTCATCGATTCATTTGATGCTACTAATTGGGTTTATAATAATTTGGACAAGTTTGATGGAAAAATGGGCGTCGCTATTGCAGGGGATAGCGCTGGGGGAAATTTGGCAGCAGTTGTAGCTCTTCTTTCAAAGGGTAAACTTAATTTAAAGTATCAAATTCTAATTTACCCTGCTGTAGGTTTCGATAGCGTTTCAAGATCCATGATAGAATACTCTGATGGTTTCTTCCTAACTAGAGAACATATAGAGTGGTTCGGTTCTCAATACTTACGAAGTCCTGCAGACTTACTAGACTTTAGGTTTTCTCCAATTCTAGTACAAGATTTAAGCGGATTACCTCCAGCCTTAATAATAACAGCAGAATATGACCCATTAAGGGATCAAGGAGAAGCTTATGCGAATAGATTACTACAAGCTGGAGTACCGGTTACCAGTGTTAGGTTCAATAACGTTATACATGGATTCCTTTCATTTTTCCCGTTAATAGAGCAAGGAAGAGATGCTATAGGTTTAATAGGCTCTGTTTTAAGGCGCGCATTTTATGATAAAAGTTAA
- a CDS encoding R2-like ligand-binding oxidase yields the protein MGMSFEEYKHEYFKSIRSGGLNWSLFPMKLYQLGKKLFWDPANIDLSKDAEDWKKLNDLEKMFIINVGSKFAAGEEAVALDLHPLIVTLVKEGRVEEVMYLEQFVYEESKHVEAFRRFFDIVNVMEDLSAYTKDLSPNYKKIFYEELPKAMWNLSRDPSPENQVRAVVTYNLIVEGVAAEGGYNIFRQITNTRKILPGLAKMVNLIATDESRHIAFGIYLITRLVKEYGEGVYKAAMDHINYLAPYAIGIFSEPTMPQVESLPFNLTNIELVDYAKKLLNTRIDAINRARRMKLEMLLPKDLDVIESW from the coding sequence ATGGGTATGAGTTTTGAAGAATATAAGCATGAATACTTTAAGTCTATAAGATCTGGAGGCTTAAATTGGTCACTTTTCCCAATGAAATTATATCAGCTTGGAAAGAAGCTTTTCTGGGATCCAGCCAATATAGATCTAAGTAAAGATGCAGAAGACTGGAAAAAATTAAATGATTTAGAGAAAATGTTTATAATAAATGTTGGTTCAAAGTTCGCTGCGGGAGAAGAAGCCGTAGCATTAGACCTCCATCCATTAATCGTGACACTAGTTAAGGAGGGAAGGGTAGAAGAGGTAATGTATTTAGAACAATTCGTTTATGAGGAATCTAAACACGTTGAGGCATTTAGAAGATTTTTTGATATAGTCAATGTTATGGAAGATCTGAGCGCATATACAAAGGATCTTTCGCCTAATTATAAGAAGATATTCTATGAAGAATTACCAAAGGCTATGTGGAATTTATCTAGAGATCCTTCTCCTGAAAATCAAGTTAGAGCCGTGGTAACTTACAATTTAATAGTTGAAGGAGTAGCAGCTGAAGGAGGTTACAATATTTTTAGGCAGATAACAAATACAAGAAAGATCCTACCCGGCTTGGCTAAAATGGTAAACCTCATAGCTACTGATGAGTCTAGACATATAGCATTTGGAATATATTTAATTACAAGATTAGTAAAGGAATATGGAGAGGGAGTATATAAGGCTGCCATGGATCACATAAATTATCTTGCACCTTATGCTATAGGAATATTCTCTGAACCTACAATGCCCCAAGTTGAAAGTCTACCTTTTAATCTAACTAATATAGAGCTAGTAGACTACGCTAAAAAGCTCTTGAATACTAGGATTGATGCAATAAATAGAGCCAGGCGGATGAAATTGGAAATGTTATTACCAAAGGATTTGGATGTAATTGAATCATGGTGA
- a CDS encoding SDR family oxidoreductase, which translates to MYSLKDKVVVVTGSGRGIGRAIAVRLAKEGSLVVVNAKKRADEMNETIKIIKENGGEAIGILADVSTREGCETLAKATIDRYRVADILINNAGLGLFSPFLNVDDKLLDKHISTDFKSVVYCSQSLAKEMRDGGAIVNIASVAGVSPAYGLSIYGAMKAAVIALTKYLALELAPKIRVNAIAPGFVKTKLGESMFQVLGMSEKEFGEKFTLMGKILDPEEVAEFTAAILKIESLTGQVFVLDSGESLKGGIK; encoded by the coding sequence ACGGGTTCTGGTAGGGGTATTGGTAGGGCAATAGCTGTGAGATTAGCTAAAGAAGGTAGTTTAGTTGTAGTAAACGCTAAAAAGCGAGCTGATGAAATGAATGAAACAATAAAAATCATAAAGGAGAACGGAGGAGAAGCTATTGGAATCTTAGCTGATGTCTCTACGAGAGAGGGGTGTGAAACTTTAGCTAAAGCGACCATCGACAGGTATAGAGTAGCTGACATATTGATAAATAATGCTGGTTTAGGACTATTCTCTCCCTTTTTAAATGTAGATGATAAACTTCTAGATAAGCATATCTCGACTGACTTTAAATCTGTAGTTTACTGCTCTCAAAGTTTAGCAAAGGAAATGAGAGATGGAGGAGCAATTGTTAACATAGCATCAGTTGCTGGAGTATCACCAGCCTATGGCTTATCAATATATGGCGCTATGAAAGCTGCAGTAATTGCACTAACCAAGTACCTAGCTTTAGAACTAGCCCCTAAAATAAGGGTTAATGCTATAGCTCCAGGATTCGTGAAGACTAAACTAGGTGAAAGTATGTTTCAAGTGTTAGGAATGAGTGAAAAGGAATTTGGTGAAAAATTCACTTTAATGGGTAAAATTCTTGACCCAGAAGAGGTAGCCGAGTTCACTGCAGCAATTCTTAAGATAGAGTCTCTCACAGGGCAAGTTTTCGTGTTAGACTCTGGAGAGAGTTTAAAAGGTGGAATAAAATAA
- a CDS encoding acryloyl-coenzyme A reductase, whose product MKAVILPAHKQGYRIEEVPDPKPGKDEAIIKVNKAALCYRDLLQIKGFYPRSKYPLILGHEVVGTVEEVGEDVKDFKKGDRVTSMLFVPDWSCEYCKSGEEVYCKNRVVYAQELDGFFAEKAKVKASSLVKVPESVSDEGAVIVPCVAAMVYRGLKKAGIKKGEIVLVTGASGGVGIHAIQVAKALGAKVIGVTSGESKAKIVSKYADYVIVGEKFSEEAKKIGDVSIVIENVGPYTLEESMKSLRSGGKIIQIGNLDPSVTFNLRLGYIILKDISLMGHIGANKNDIIKTLNLVKEGKIKPVIGSEVSLENFGKALDLLNDSKNRYGKILISNSF is encoded by the coding sequence ATGAAAGCTGTTATTCTTCCAGCTCATAAACAAGGTTATAGAATTGAGGAAGTACCAGATCCTAAACCGGGTAAGGATGAAGCCATTATTAAGGTTAACAAGGCTGCACTGTGTTATAGGGACTTATTGCAAATAAAAGGATTCTACCCCAGATCTAAATACCCGTTAATTTTAGGTCATGAAGTTGTGGGAACTGTAGAGGAAGTTGGAGAAGACGTTAAGGATTTTAAGAAAGGGGATAGAGTTACGTCAATGCTTTTTGTCCCTGACTGGTCATGTGAATATTGTAAAAGTGGAGAAGAAGTTTACTGTAAGAATAGGGTTGTATACGCTCAAGAATTAGATGGATTTTTCGCAGAAAAAGCTAAAGTTAAGGCAAGCAGTCTAGTTAAAGTACCTGAGAGTGTTTCCGATGAGGGAGCTGTTATAGTACCATGTGTTGCTGCAATGGTTTATAGGGGTTTGAAAAAAGCTGGAATAAAAAAAGGAGAAATTGTATTGGTTACTGGAGCAAGTGGTGGTGTAGGTATTCATGCTATTCAAGTAGCTAAGGCTTTAGGGGCTAAGGTAATAGGAGTTACTAGTGGGGAAAGCAAGGCTAAGATAGTTTCTAAATATGCTGACTACGTAATTGTAGGTGAGAAGTTCTCAGAAGAGGCTAAAAAGATAGGTGACGTTTCCATTGTAATTGAAAATGTGGGTCCCTATACGCTAGAAGAAAGTATGAAGAGTCTGAGGAGTGGCGGTAAGATTATACAGATCGGTAATTTAGATCCTTCTGTAACATTTAATTTAAGGCTGGGCTATATTATTCTTAAAGACATAAGTTTAATGGGGCATATAGGCGCAAATAAAAATGATATAATAAAAACTCTAAACCTTGTTAAGGAGGGTAAAATAAAACCTGTTATTGGAAGTGAGGTTAGCTTAGAGAATTTTGGAAAAGCTCTTGACTTGCTTAATGACAGTAAAAATAGGTACGGAAAAATATTGATCTCAAACTCTTTCTAG
- a CDS encoding acetyl-CoA C-acetyltransferase, translated as MLEDVYLVDYARTAFTRFSRKDYQKDPFYNIRPEELAGMVINRLIEKNGIKAEEIDEIITGCALQVGEQWAFGGRHEIFAARLPYNIPTMAVDRQCASSLTTVSIGAMEISTGMADIVLAGGVEKLSRTPMFDNPHIEVNTKFLTDSKYIEYDLTTGYVMGLTAEKLAEEARIKREEMDRWSLRSHQLAWKAIQEGYFKDEILPIEVEVEGKKTVVNVDQSVRPDTSIEKLGQLPPAFKPNGTITAGNSAPLNSGASYVLLMSKNALKKYGLTPMAKIRSFGFAGVPPAVMGKGPVPASKKALEKANLSTRKIDLWEINEAFAVVVLYAIKQLELDESTVNKKGGAIAIGHPLGATGARLVGTLARQLIIEGKDYGVATLCVGGGQGGAIVLERV; from the coding sequence ATGTTAGAGGATGTATATCTGGTAGATTATGCGAGAACGGCATTTACGAGGTTTTCACGCAAGGACTATCAAAAAGATCCATTTTACAATATAAGACCAGAGGAATTAGCTGGAATGGTAATAAATAGGTTAATAGAGAAAAACGGAATTAAGGCAGAAGAAATAGACGAAATAATCACTGGATGTGCGCTCCAAGTAGGCGAACAATGGGCTTTCGGAGGTAGGCATGAAATTTTCGCAGCGAGATTACCATATAACATACCAACTATGGCTGTGGATAGGCAATGCGCTTCATCATTAACTACAGTTTCTATAGGAGCCATGGAAATATCAACTGGTATGGCTGATATAGTATTAGCGGGTGGAGTTGAAAAATTATCTAGAACGCCAATGTTTGATAATCCACATATTGAAGTTAACACTAAGTTTCTAACTGATAGTAAATATATTGAATACGATTTAACTACAGGATATGTTATGGGATTAACTGCTGAGAAATTAGCTGAAGAAGCTAGAATAAAAAGGGAGGAAATGGATAGGTGGTCTTTAAGGAGTCATCAATTAGCATGGAAAGCTATACAAGAGGGGTATTTCAAAGACGAGATCCTACCTATTGAGGTAGAAGTTGAAGGGAAGAAAACTGTAGTGAATGTAGATCAATCGGTTAGACCAGACACTAGCATAGAAAAATTAGGCCAATTGCCTCCAGCCTTTAAACCTAATGGTACAATAACTGCTGGAAATTCAGCACCTTTGAATTCTGGAGCTTCTTATGTACTTCTAATGTCAAAAAATGCATTGAAGAAATATGGATTAACTCCAATGGCAAAAATAAGGAGTTTTGGGTTTGCTGGAGTACCTCCAGCAGTAATGGGGAAGGGACCAGTACCGGCTTCCAAGAAGGCCTTAGAAAAGGCAAATTTAAGTACAAGAAAAATAGACTTATGGGAAATAAATGAGGCATTTGCAGTTGTAGTATTATATGCTATAAAACAATTAGAATTGGATGAGAGCACAGTAAATAAGAAGGGAGGTGCTATTGCTATAGGGCATCCACTAGGAGCCACTGGGGCTAGACTAGTGGGTACCTTGGCTAGGCAATTAATAATAGAAGGAAAGGATTATGGTGTTGCAACGCTGTGTGTTGGTGGAGGTCAAGGTGGGGCAATAGTTCTAGAAAGAGTTTGA